CCCGCCACGACGACGAGACCAACCCCGCCACGACGACGAGACCAACCCCGCCACGACAACGAGACCAACCCCGCCACGACAACGAGACCAACCCCGCCACGACGACGAGACCAACCCCGCCACGACGACGACACCAACCCCGCCACGACGACGAGACCAACCCCGCCACGACGACAAGACCAACCACGCCACGACCACAAGACCAACCACGCCACAACGACAAGACCAACCACGCCACAACGACAAGACCAACCACGCCACGACCACAAGACCAACCACGCCACAACGACAAGACCAACCACGCCACAACGACAAGACCAACCACGCCACAACGACAAGACCATGCAACCACGCCACGACCACAAGACCAACCACGCCACGACCACAAGACCAACCACGCCACGACCACAAGACCAACCACGCCACGACCACAAGACCAACCACGCCACGACCACAAGACCAACCACGCCACGACCACAAGACCAACCCCGCCAACAATTATGAGAAAGACCGCCAATAATTATTCCTGACGACAAAGACGACCTACCATCCCATGCTCATCCCGACGACCACAAGGAACActaaccagcacaacaccacGACCACAGAGACGACCTGTCACTATTCCATGCACACAAGGGCGGCGGGTCACACCACAACGACCAcaggtgaaggaacaggtaatgacactgaggacagggacagacagattcactacaaacgacaaggaagtgtacgaggaactgaataagaaattccaggaggtcttcacattagagcaaggagaagttccagagataagagaggaaatAGATAACCTGgtaccactagaggaatttgtggggatgtgaggaagcatctgctagatttggacgtgagaaaggctataggcccagaaggaatctcaccatggatactaaaggaaggagcagaagctctgtgcctgcgactctccatggtgtataacaagtcactggtaacaggggaattgccaaaaattcggaagacggccaatgtagtcccgatatacatgaagagtgatttattattattattattatttttctaccacagacgtggccggacatttacagtgctaaccagcatatatacattttcttctgtcctccatagacagggtgagagatctgttaaacatatagttcagggatttattgaacaatcaaccacagaaggtgattgtagtgcgtttaatatgctaatctaacctacagacataaatactcagatacacagagttacgtctgccctacataaagtggtcgatgtgtcttttacattaaTATTAACGAGCATTTACAGAGGCGAAATTTGATTCTGATTAGCTTCCTCAtatacttcacacacacacacacacacacacacacacacacacacacacacacatatatatatatatatatatatatatatatatatatatatatatatatatatatatatatatatatatatatatatatatatatatattatatataatattatatatatatatatatatatatatatatatatatatatatatatatattatatataatattatatatatatatatatatatatatatatatatatatatatatatatatatatatatatataatatatatgtcgtacctagtagccagaacgcacttctcagcctactatgcaaggcccgatttgcctaataagccaagttttcctgaataaatatattttctcaattttttttcttatgaaatgataaagctacccatttcattatgtatgaggtcaattttgtttaattgtagttaaaattaacgtagatatatgaccgaacctaaccaaccctacctaacctaacctaacctaacctaacctatttttataggttaggttgggttaggtaaccgaaaaaggtaggttaggttaggttaggtaggttaggtcgtcgaaaaaacattaattcatgaaaacttggcttattaggcaaattgggccttgcatagtaggctgaaaagtgcgttctggctactaggtacgacatatatatatatatatatatatatatatatatatatatatatatatatatatatatatatattgctagcagtctttcttgtaaacatatgttgttaaatatgaccaaaaaagtaagattaataattctaacacgaattttctcaatatttcttatgtttctttttaaacATAGTAATGTTTAATGTGTTTAGAGatggtaaaaagaaacataagaaatggagaaaattcgtgttagaattattaatcttactttttcggtcatatttaacaacatatatacatacatacacatatacgcacacatacatatatacacttacATTTATGGCTCTCCTACTCTGAGAGGGGGAGATAGCTGAGGAAACTAGTGAGtcattaagcacttaaccactgaaggtgattaaggtgcttttacaagctcaggttatatagttacatcacatacattgtataattgatgcattacatggttaatcttgggtacaagtccaatatatcatcaagtgttccagtactcatatagtaattacacagttcagcataccttagcccaggagggcgaagggggatagacaggaggcactgaactacaggccagtgtccctaacttgcataccttgCAAGTTGATggtgaagattgtgcgaaaaaacctagtggaacatctggagcgaaggaaccttGTAACactgcatcaacatgggttctgggatggcaaatcctgcctcacagagctaattgaattctacgatcaggcaacaaaaatcaggcaagagagggctgggcagactgcatatttctggactaccaaaaagcttttgatacagtaccacaccagagactagtacaCAAACTGGATATGCTGGCAGGAGAGAAAGGGAAGGTACCATCCCTTTCCTTTAAGGTACCTTAAGGTACTCCATTGAATAAGGGCGTACCTATACAACAGgttacaacgagtcactgtgaggggtgaggtatcGTAGTGGTGGAGAGGcatcagtggagtcccgcaggggtcagtccttggacctatactgtttctgatatatgtaaatgatctcccagagggtatagactcggtcctctcaatgtttgctgacgatacaaaaattatgaggaggattaagacagaggaagatagtatgaggctacaagatgacctagacaaactgaaggaatggtccaacaaatggttactaaagttcaacctcagtaaatgtaaggtaatgcaactaggaggaactaggaggccagtcactggataccgaatggaagatgaagtccttcataaaacgatcagagagaaagatctaggagttgatatcacaccaaacctgtctcctgaagcccacataaaaagaataacatctgcggcatatgcgaggctggctaacatcagaacagcgttcaggaacctgtatgaggaatcattcagaatcttgtacaccacatatgtaagaccaatcctggagtatgcggccccagcatggagcccgcaccttgtcaagcacaagacgaagcttgaaaaagatcagaggtatgccactagactagtcccagaactaagaggcatgagttacgaggaaaagctacgtgagatgcacctcacgacactggtagacagaagagctcggggagacatgatcaccatataccaaATTCCCaagggaattaacagggtagacaaggataaactattcaacactggcggaaaGCGAACAAGAGgaaacaggtggagactgagtacccaaatgagccacagggacgttagaaagaacttttttagtgtcagagtagttaacaggtggaatgcattaggcagtgatgcggtggaggctgactccattcacagtttacaatgtagatatgatagagcccagtaggctcaggaacctgtacaccagttgattgacagttgagaggcgggaccaaagagccagagctcaacccccgcaagcacaactaggtgagtacaagggctaccaaccttgaggctaccttgaggtgcttccggggctcagtgtccccgcggcccggtcgtcgaccaggcctcctggttgctggactgatcaaccaggctgttagacgcggctgttcgcagcctgacgtatgagtcacagcctggttgatcaggttcacagcctggttgatcaggttcacagcctggttgatcaggttcacagcctggttgatcaggtcagGGCAGCTgatcacaacacaaggctgcaagaAGCCTCCGCAAACCATGTGTGTCATGTGACACATGGCCTCAGGCAGCGATGCATAAGTGACACATGGCCTCAGGCAGCGATACATAAGTGACACATGGCCTCAGGCAGCGATGCATAAGTGACACATGGCCTCAGGCAGCGATACATAAGTGACACATGGCCTCAGGCAGCGATACATAAGTGACACATGGCCTCAGGCAGAAACACATAAACGACACATGGCCCCAGGGAGCGACACATAAGTGACACATGGCCCCAGGGAGCGACACATAAGTGACACATGGCCCCAGGGAGCGACATATAAGTGACACATGGCCCCAGGGAGCGACACACAAGTGACACATCGCCCCAGGGAAAGACACATGGCCTCAGGCAGCGATACATAAGTGACACATGGCCCCAGGGAGCGACACATAAGTGACACATGGCCCCAGAGAGCGACACATAAGTGACACATGGCCTCAGGGAGCGACACATGGCCCCAGGGAGCGACCCATGGCCCCAGGGAGCGACACATGGCCCCAGGGAGCGACACACAAGTGACACATGGCCTCAGGGAGCGACACATGGCCCCAGGGAGCGACACATGGCCCCAGGGAGCGACACACAAGTGACACATGGCCTCAGGGAGCGACACATGGCCCCAGGGAGCGACACATGGCCCCAGGCAGCGACACACAAGTGACACATGGCCTCAGGGAGCGACACATGGCCCCAGGGAGCGACACATGGCCCCAGGCAGCGACACATAAGTGACACATGGCCCCAGGGACCATATGCTcattcttatatataaatattaccaACTGTTTCATGACTCTAAAACCACGAGATTTTAAACACGTTATCAAATACAAGAGGAAGGTGATTAGCATATTAATAGTTGGCgagggaggcaggggtggtggtagggggcataaggcaggggtggtggtagggggtataaggcaggcaggggtggtggtagggggtataagggaggcaggggtggtggtagggggtataaggcaggcaggggtggtggtagggggtataagggaggcaggggtggtggtagggggtataaggcaggggtggtggtagggggtataagggaggcaggggtggtggtagggggtataagggaggcaggggtggtgttAGGGGGTATAAGGGAGGCAAGGGTGGTGTTAGGGGGTATaagggaggcaggggtggtggtagggggtataagggaggcaggggtggtggtaggaggTATAAGggaggcaggagtggtggtagggggcataagggaggcaggggtggtggtagggggcatAAGGGAAGCAGGGGTGGAGGTAGGGGGCATtagtgaggcaggggtggtggtagggggtataagggaggcaggggtggtggtagggggcataagggaggcaggggtggtggtagggggtataagggaggcaggggtggtggtaggggggttaggggaggcaggggtggtggtagtaggggtataagggaggcaggggtggtggtagggggtataagggaggcaggggtggtggtaggggggttaggggaggcaggggtggtggtggtaggggtataagggaggcaggggtggtggtagtaggggtATAAGGGAggcagggggtagtggtggtaggggtataagggaggcaggggtggtggtaggggggttaggggaggcaggggtggtggtggtaggggtataagggaggcaggggtggtggtagtaggggtATAAGGGaggcagggggtggtggtagtaggggtATAAGGgaggcagggggtggtggtggtaggggcataagggaggcaggggtggtggtagggggtataagggaggcagggggtggtggtagtaggggtataagggaggcaggggtggtggtagtaggggtATAAGGGaggcagggggtggtggtagtaggggtATAAGGGaagcaggggtggtggtagggggtataagggaggcaggggtggtggtagagggcataagggaggcaggggtggtggtaggggggtataagggaggcaggggtggtggtagggggtataagggaggtaggggtggtggtagggggtataAGGGAGGCAGGGGTGGAAGTAGGGGGTATaagggaggcaggggtggtggtagggggtataagggaggcaggggtggtggtagggggtataagggaggcaggggtggtggtagggggtataagggaggcaggagtggtggtagtagggtataagggaggcaggggtggtggtaggggggtatAAGGGAGGCAGGGGTTGTAGTAGGGGTATaagggaggcaggggtggtggtaggggtataagggaggcaggggtggtggtagggggtataagggaggcaggagtggtggtagggggtataagggaggcaggggtggtggtagggggtataagggaggcaggggtggtggtagggggtataagggaggcagggggggggtagttggggtataaggcaggggtggtggtagggggggtatAAGGGAGGCAGGGGGGTAGTAGGGGTAtaaggcaggggtggtggtaggggggtataagggaggcaggggtggtggtacgGGGTATaagggaggcaggggtggtggtagggggtataagggaggcaggggtggtggtagggggtataAGGGAGGCAGGGGGGGTAGTAGGGGTattaggcaggtgtggtggtagggggggtataagggaggcaggggtggtggcagggggtatAAGGGAGGCAGGGGTGGTAGTAGGGGCATaagggaggcaggggtggtggtaggggcataagggaggcaggggtggtggtagggggtataAGGGAGGCAGGGGTGGTAGTAGGGTATaagggaggcaggggtggtggtagggggtataAGGGAGACAGGGGTGGTAGTAGGGTATaagggaggcaggggtggtggtaggggatataatggaggcaggggtggtggtagggggtataAGGGAGGCAGGGGTGGTAGTAGGGGGCATaagggaggcaggggtggtggcagggggtatAAAGGAGGCAGGGGTGGTAGTAGGGTATaagggaggcaggggtggtggtagggggtataagggaggcagggggggggggtagttggggtataaggcaggggtggtggtagggggggtatAAGGGAGGCAGGGGGGTAGTAGGGGTAtaaggcaggggtggtggtaggggggtataagggaggcaggggtggtggtagggggtataagggaggcaggggtggtggtagggggtataagggaggcaggggtggtggcagggggaatAAGGGAGGCAGGGGTGGTAGTAGGGGGCATaagggaggcaggggtggtggtagggggtataAGGGAGGCAGGGGTGGTAGTAGGGTATaagggaggcaggggtggtggtagggggtataAGGGAGGCAGGGGTGGTAGTAGGGTATAAGGGAGGCAGGGGTGGTAGTAGGGTATaagggaggcaggggtggtggtagggggtataagggaggcaggggtggtggtagggggtataagggaggcaggggtggtggtagggggtataAGGGAGGCAGGGGTGGTAGTAGGGTATaagggaggcaggggtggtggcagggggtataagggaggcaggggtggtggcagggggtatGAGGGAGGCAGGGGTGGTAGTAGGGTATAAGGGAGGCAGGGGTGGTAGTAGGGGGCATaagggaggcaggggtggtggtagggggtataAGGGAGGCAGGGGTGGTAGTAGGGTATaagggaggcaggggtggtggtagggggtataagggaggcaggggtggtggtaggggcataaggcaggcaggtgtggtggtagggggggaataagggaggcaggtgtggtggtagggggggaatAAGGGAGGCAGGGGTGGTAGTAGGGGCATaagggaggcaggggtggtggtagggggggataagggaggcaggggtggtggtagggggtataagggagggagggggtggtggtagtaataGTACTTATTCCCACcatgccagggagggagggagggagggagggagggagggagggagggaatcagggccagggagggagggagggaataagggccagggagggagggagggaacaagggccagggagggagggaacaagggccagggagggagggagggagggagggagggagtaagggccagggagggagggaacaagggccagggaggggggtggggtagaCATATCCCGCGTACCTACGTAGGAGTGTCCTAATATAAGGAATATATGAAGGAATCAACTGTCCCTGGATAACTTTCTCTAACAATATAAATATAATTCCATATAGCAGTCACATATAATATTTAACACAATATAACATATAATATATAGTGATAGGGAAGGCTGGTATAGGAGGGCGCCAACCACCGGTAATAATATAGGGAGAACAGCTGCTACTGAGCTCCACACCAATATTGTCTTGCAGGCCGCCATGGTAGCCTGCACCATGGTAGCCTGCACCATGGTAGCCTGCACCATGGTGGCCTGCACCATGGTGAGCTGTACTATGGTAGCCTGCGCCATGGTGGCCTGCACCATGGTAGCCTGCACCATGGTAGCCTGCACCATGGTGGCCTGCACCATGGTAGCCTGCACCATGGTGGCCTGCACCATGGTAGCCTGCACCATGGTGGCCTGCACCATGGTGGCCTGCACCATGGTGGCCTGCACCATGGTGGCCTGCACCATGGTAGCCTGCACCATGGTAGCCTGCACCATGGTGGCCTGCACCATGGTAGCCTGCACCATGGTAGCCTGCACCATGGTGGCCTGCACCATGGTAGCCTGCACCATGGTGGCCTGCACCATGGTAGCCTGCACCATGGTGGCCTGCACCATGGTAGCCTGCACCATGGTAGCCTGCACCATGGTGGCCTGCACCATGGTGGCCTGCACCATGGTAGCCTGCACCATGGTGGCCTGCACCATGGTGGCCTGCACCATGGTAGCCTGCACCATGGTGGCCTGCACCATGGTGGCCTGCCCCATGGTAGCCTGCACCATGGTAGCCTGCACCATGGTGGCCTGCACCATGGTAGCCTGCACCATGGTAGCCTGCACCATGGTAGCCTGCACCATGGTGGCCTGCACCATGGTAGCCTGCACCATGGTGGCCTGCACCATGGTAGCCTGCACCATGGTAGCCTGCACCATGGTGGCCTGCACCATGGTGGCCTGCACCATGGTAGCCTGCACCATGGTAGCCTGCACCATGGTGGCCTGCACCATGGTGGCCTGCACCATGGTGGCCTGCACCATGGTGGCCTGCACCATGGTGGCCTGCACCATGGTAGCCTGCACCATGGTGGCCTGCACCATGGTGGCCTGCACCATGGTGGCCTGCACCATGGTGGCCTGCACCATGGTGGCCTGCACCATGGTGGCCTGCACCATGGTGGCCTGCACCATGGTGGCCTGCACCATGGTGGCCTGCACCATGGTGGCCTGCACCATGGTGGCCTGTACCATGGTGGCCTGCACCATGGTGGCCTGCACCATGGTAGTCTGCACCATGGTAGCTTGCACCATGGTAGTCTGCACCATGGTAGCCTGAACCATGGTAGCCTGCACCGTGGTAGCCTGCACCATGGTGGCCTGTACTATGGTAGCCTGCACCATGGTGGCCTGTACTATGGTAGCCTGCACCATGGTGGCCTGTACTATGGTAGCCTGCACCATGGTAGCCTGCACCATGGTGGCCTGTACTATGGTAGCCTGCACCACGGTGGCCTGTACCATGGTAGCCTGCACCATGGTGGCCTGCACCATGGTAGCCTGCACCATGGTGGCCTGCACCATGGTAGCCTGCACCATGGTAGTCTGCACTATGGTAGCCTGCACCATGGTAGCCTGCACTATGGTAGCCTGCACCATGGTAGCCTGCATAATGGTAACCTGCACCATGGTAGCCTGCACCATGGTAGCCTGCACCATGGTAGCCTGCACTATGGTAGCCTGCACTATGGTAGCATGCACCATGGTAGCCTGCACTATGGTAGCCTGCACCATGATAGCCTGCACCATGGTAGCCTGCACCATGGTAACCTGCACCATGGTAGCCTGCACCATGGTAACCTGCACCATGGTAGCCTGCACCATGGTAACCTGCACCATGGTAGCCTGCACCATGGTAGCCTGCACCATGGTAGCCTGCACCATGGTAGCCTGCACCATGGTAACCTGCACCATGGTAGCCTGCACCATGGTAGCCTGCACCATGGTAGCCTGCACCATGGTAGCCTGCACCATGATAGCCTGCACCATGGTAGCCTGCACCATGATAGCCTGCACCATGGTAGCCTGCACCATGGTAACCTGCACCATGGTAGCCTGCACCATGGTAGCCTGCACCATGGTAGCCTGCACCATGGTAGCCTGCACCATGGTAGCCTGTACTATGGTAGCCTGCACCATGGTAGCCTGCACCATGGTAGCCTGCACCATGGTAGCCTGTACTATGGTAGCCTGCACCATGGTAGCCTGCACCATGGTAGCCTGCACCATGGTAACCTGCACCGTGGTAGCCTTGTGTCCGCTCCACATACAACAGAATGCCAAGATATATTTTGAGTCAAGTTGCATTAACAGGAAGTGATGTGTACGGTGgtcaggtgtactcacctagttgtgcttgcgggggttgagctctggctctttggtcccgcctctcaaccgtcaatcaactggtgtacaggttcctgagcctattgggctctatcatatctacattgtaaaatgtgtatggagtcagcctccaccgcatcactgcctaatgcattccacctgttaactactctgacactgaaaaagttctttctaacgtccctgtggctcatgtgggtactcagtttccacctgtgtccccttgttcgtgtaccgcccgtgttaaataatccctccttgtctaccctgtcaattcccctgagaatcttatatgtggtgTCTTACATATCACCTTGTCTTACATATGTGTCTTACGTATCACCTTGTCTTACGTACACcttgtcttacatatgtggtgtacaaggttctgaatgattccttacacaggttcctgaaggctgttctgatgttagccagcctcgcatatgccgcagacgttattctctttatgtgggcttcaggagacaggtttggtgtgatatcaactcctagatctttctctctgtctgtttcatgaaggacttcatcttccattctgtatcctgtgtctggcctcctgtttccactgcctagtttcattactttgcatttactgcggccatgtgtgtggtgtgtacggtggccaggtgtgtacggtggccaggtgtgtggtgtgtacggtggccaggtgtgtggtgtgttcggtggccaggtgtgtggtgtttacggtggccaggtgtgtacggtggccaggtgtgtggtgtgtacggtggccaggtgtgtggtgtttacggtggccaggtgtgtggtgtgtacggtggccaggtgtgtacggtggccaggtgtgtacggtggccaggtgtgtacgGTGGCCAAGTGTGtacggtggccaggtgtgtagtgtgtacggtggccaggtgtgtggtgtttatggtggccaggtgtgtggtgtgtacggtggccaggtgtgtagtgtgtacggtggccaggtgtgtggtgtgtacggtggccaggtgtgtggtgtgtacggtggccaggtgtgtagtgtgtacggtggccaggtgtgtggtgtgtacggtggccaggtgtgtggtgtgcacggtggccaggtgtgtagtgtgtacggtggccaggtgtgtggtgtgtacggtggccaggtgtgtggtgtgcacggtggccaggtgtgtggtgtgcacggtggccaggtgtgtggtgtgtacggtggccaggtgtgtgatgtgtacggtggccaggtgtgtggtgtgtacggTGGCCAGATGTGtacggtggccaggtgtgtagtgtgtacggtggccaggtgtgtggtgtgtacggtggccaggtgtgtggtgtgtacggtggccaggtgtgtggtgtgtacggtggccaggtgtgtggtgtgtacggtggccaggtgtgtggtgtgtacggtggccaggtgtgtggtgtgtacggtggccaggtgtgtggtgtgtacggtggccaggtgtgtggtgtgtacggtggccaggtgtgtggtgtgtacgaTGACTTTCACTTATAAGGTTAAGATATGTTATATCTTAAGTTATACATGACTTACTATACTCTATATTATGCGCTatattatgcaggcgatgagtcacaataacgtggctgaagtatgttgaccagaccacacactagaaattgaagggacgacgacgtttcggtccgtcctggaccattctcaagtcgattgtgaatgtcacaagtcacaatcgacttgagaatggtccaggacggaccgaaacgtcgtcgtcccttcaatttctagtgtgtggtctggtcaacgctaTATTATGCTCCAATAATTCTGCAGTTTGGAATGCCATGAATATATATAATAGAAAACCTTCATATAAGAGCCGTGTTAAGAGTAGAGTACCTTGCATACATTATGTAAATACTGTCAGATTAAGACTG
This genomic window from Procambarus clarkii isolate CNS0578487 chromosome 62, FALCON_Pclarkii_2.0, whole genome shotgun sequence contains:
- the LOC138354219 gene encoding uncharacterized protein translates to GGGRGVRGGRGGGGRGIREAGVVVVGGGRGGGRGNKGGRGGSRGHKGGRGGGRGYKGGRGGSRV